The genomic stretch GGGCTGCTAGATCCCGAGAACGGGCTGGACGAGCCGCACCATCAGGCTTCGGAACTTCAGGGGTGCATCAGTCACCGCAAGACAGATGCAGTCCTCGTCCGGCGTTGCCACGGGCTGATGCGTCAACGTCTCATCGGCTTCTTCAATGTCGCCGCGACGGAAAATCGCTTCGCCATCCGTGAAGCTGCCCTTGAGCACCAGGGTCAATTCACGCCCGCCATGGGAATGCTCGGGGACCGGCTTTCCAGCCGGGATCTTCAGCAGGCGAACCTGGCTTTCCCGATCCCCGGTCTTGATCGGAATATGATAGGCCCCACGACCAAGCGCTTTCCACTTCAGGCTACCGACATCGCCCCCGAGGTAAGAGCGAAGCGGTTCGGGCAAGACAGGCATATCTGTCGCCCTCGGTGCCACGATCGACTTGTCGTCATTGCCGACAACGGGCTTGTCGGCCTTCAGTCTTGCCTTCATGTTTTCCCAGCTGTCGGCGGACACCGTCTCCGGCTGCGGCGTGACCTCGGTCGCACTCATTTCCAGAAGCTCACCGGCTGCATGCTCCATGAAGGACAACCGGCGACGGCAGTTGGGGCAAAGCGCCAGATGCGTTGCCACAGCAATGCTCCAGCCTTCCGTCAGGCTGCCGGAGGCGTAGGCAAGAAGCAGTTCGTCACTGATATGATGCTGGACGTTCACGCTCATGCGCGTTCCTCCAAGGCTGCGCGAAGCTTGGCGAAGGCCAGGCGAATACGGGATTTGACCGTTCCCATCGGAAGACCGAGCTCAGCGGCGATCGCGCTATGTGAAGATTCGTTGTAGAAGGACATTTTAAGCAATTCGAGCTGTTCCGGTGGGAGTGTTTCCATGGCGCGCCGAAGACGATCCGCTTCCTGCCGGCTTTCATACTCCACGTCGGCCGGTGCGACATCGTCCGCCACGAAGGCTGGATCGGTCGGATCAAAGGTCGGGCGACGCTCCTTGCGAAAGGCGTCGATGCGCAGGTTACGGGCGATCGTGAAGATCCAGCTGGAGACATTGCCCCTTGCCGGATCAAATTGATCTGCCTTGTTCCAGACTGCCAGCATTGTCTCTTGCATCAACTCTTCAGCCGCCTGCCCGTCTCTGGCGAGTTTCGCCATGTAAGCGCGAACCTTGGGTCCATAATGTTTGAAGAGCGTTTCGAACGCCTCTATGTCTCGATCTTTGCCAACGGCGGCAAGAAGTTCGGTGAAATTGCGCTGCGCAGGATCATCAACCGTCTGGGACATAGATACGCTTTTTTTCCCTTTATGGAGCGATGCAACAACACTCTGCCGCGCAATATGCCCGGATTCATTGTGGCACGCATCTGCCGTCATGGGAATCGCTCTTATCATGCTGGCAACTACGCGAGTGTTGAAATGCCGGATCACTCCCCACCAAATAATTTCGCACCATCGATCCATTTGCATGTAGGCTGCGTAAAGGGACCGATAGCAACAATTTCTACAAAGGGTTACGGCGGGGATGGACACTGGATTGATTGGAGCCGCGTTCGGCGGTAAGCGCAGGATCGCGGTCGTCGGATCAGGCATTTCCGGCCTTTCGGCAGCATGGTTGCTGAGCCGTTCACACGATGTCGTGCTCTACGAAACGGAGGGTCGACCCGGCGGACATTCCCACACGGTTGTCGCCCATACGGCGGGTCGGCATATCCCGGTCGATACCGGATTCATCGTCTATAATGACCGCAATTATCCTAATCTTGTCGCCCTGTTCGACCATCTGAAGGTTCCCAACCTGCCTTCGAACATGTCATTTGCCGCATCCCTGGAGCGCGGCCGCTTCGAGTATTCGGGCTCGGGCTTGAAGGGTCTGCTCGGCCAGCGTAGCAATCTGTTCCGCCCGCGTTTCTGGAAGATGGTGTCCGACATCCTGCGCTTCTACAAGGAAGCGCCGGCCCTGCTCGAAAAGCCTGAACTCGAAACAGTGAGCCTCGGCGATTATTTGGCGACTGCCGGTTATGCAGAGAGCTTTGTGGAAGACCATCTGCTGCCGATGGGGGCAGCGATCTGGTCGACAACGGCCCACGAAATGCGGCTTTATCCGCTGCATGCCTTCATTCGCTTCTTTGGCAATCATGGTCTGCTTTCGCTGAAGGACAGGCCGCAATGGCGCACCGTAGAAGGCGGAAGCCGCGAATATGTGAAACGGATCCTGGCTGACTTTGCCGGCGAGGTGCGGCTCTCCACCCCTGTCAGGACAATCCGGCGTTTGCCGACCGGCGTCGAGGTGGTTGACGCAGCCGGCCACTCTGACCGCTTTGACGATGTGGTCCTGGCCACCCACGCAAATCAGAGCCTCGACATGATGGAAGATGCCGATGAGGCCGAACGGGCAATTCTCGGCTCCTTCCAGTACACGCCGAACGAGGTCATCCTGCATTGCGACGAGGAATTGATGCCAAAGCGTCGTGCCGTGTGGTCAAGCTGGAACTATCTCTCCGAGCGCCGCGATGACGGCAGCAGCAATCTCTGCGTGACCTACTGGATGAACAAGCTGCAGTCGCTGGATCCGAATGCTCCACTTTTTGTAACGCTCAATCCCTGCCGTCCGATTGATCCGTCCAAGATCATTCAAACCTTCAATTACGAGCACCCGCTCTTTGACGCCGCAGCGATCACGGCACAGAAAAAGCTCTGGCAGTTGCAGGGTCGCCGCCGGACCTGGTTCTGCGGCGCTTACTTCGGCAGCGGCTTCCATGAGGACGGTTTGCAGTCAGGCCTCGCGGTGGCCGAAGCACTCGGTGGTGTGCGACGCCCCTGGACGGTGGCCAATGAATCCGGTCGGATCGTGCTCGGCGAACAGCTTGAGGCTGCTGAATGAGCTTTGCATCTGCCATTTATGCCGGTCATGTTGTCCATGTCCGGCATCGTCCCAAACAGCACAAGCTGCGCTACAGCGTGTTCTCACTGCTGCTTGACCTGGACGAAATGCCCGTGCTGAGCCAGACTCTGCGGCTCTTTGGCCATAATCGCCGCGCAGTCTATTCCGTCCATGACAAGGATCATGGCGATGGCGTCGAAGGAGGTCTGCGTCGATGGGCGGATGAAAAGCTTCGCGAAGCAGGCCTTGAGCCAACGGGCATGCGCATTCGCATGCTCTGTTATCCCCGTATTCTGGGTTATGTCTTCAATCCGCTGACAGTTTACTTCTGCCACGCTGCGGACGGCAGGCTCGCCGCAATTCTCTATGAGGTCTGCAACACCTTCAAGGAACGCCACACCTATGTGATCCCGGTTTCCGCCGACGATGGGCCGGTGCGGCATCAATGCGCCAAGGAAATGTATGTCTCGCCGTTCATCCCCATGGACTGCACCTATAATTTCAGCATTCAGCCTCCCGAGGAAACGGTTTCCATCAACATTGGCGAAACAGACAGCGAAGGAGCCTTGCTCTTTGCAGGTTTCAGCGGAAAGCGCCGGGACTTGTCGGACGGCAGCTTATTGCGCATGCTGCTGGCTTATCCGCTGATGACCCTCAAGGTCATGGGTGGCATTCACTGGGAGGCCTTGCGCCTGTGGTGGAAAGGCACGCCGATCTATCGTCACACCCCAGCCGCTAACCCGGTGGCCACCTCTATCATTTTGCATAACGGGATAAAGAAGTCATGAGTCATGCCGAGCGTGAAATGCCAACCACAATTCATGGCCGGCCCTTCTGGCAGCGCCTCGTCTGTTCCTGGGCAGATCGCATCACCCATGGTCGCTTGACCCTCCAGTTTGAAAACGGCCAGGACCACGTGGCCATCGGTGATCGTCCGGGTCCGACCGCTGTTCTGGTGATCCACCGCCCGCGATCCGTGGTGCGTATGGTGACGAATGGCACCCTGGGCTTTTCGCAGGCTTATATGGACGGGGATCTGGACACGCCGGACCTCGGCGCCCTGCTGGAACTGGCGGTGGTCAATGAGGGCGGGCTTTCCTCCGTCCTGCGCTCATCCAAGGCATTTGCCATGCTGGCGCGGCTTCGCCATCGCCTGCGTCGCAATTCCAAGCGAGGCAGCCGCCGCAACATTGCCTTCCATTACGACCTCGGCAACGATTTCTATAGGCTCTGGCTCGATCGCACGATGACCTATTCCTCCGCCCTTTACGAGCGGCCCGGCATGTCACTTTCCGAGGCGCAGGATGCGAAATATGCGCGGATTGTGCGGGAACTGAACATCGGCCCGGATGACCATGTCCTTGAGATCGGGTGCGGTTGGGGTGGTTTTGCCGAGCATGTGGTGCGCGCGACCGGCTGCAGGGTCACCTGCCTTACGCTTTCGGTCGAGCAGGCACGTTTTGCGCGCGAACGGTTGGAGAAAGCGGGGCTTGCTGACCGTGTTGAAATTCGCTTGCAGGATTATCGCGACTGCCCCGGCAAGTTTGACAAGATTGTCTCCATCGAAATGTTTGAGGCGGTCGGTGAAGAAAACTGGGCAACCTATTTCAGGACGGTGCGAGACAGACTGGTGGCCGGTGGCAAGGCGATCATCCAGTCGATCACCATCAGCGAGGACCGGTTCGAGCGCTATCGCCGCAGTGCTGACTTCATACAGACCTACATTTTTCCGGGTGGTATGTTGCCCTCGATCGAGGTCTTCGGTCGCGACGCGCGACGCCAGGGCCTGTCGGTTGAGGATGCATTTGCTTTCGGCAAGGACTATGATCGCACGCTGCTAGCCTGGGATAGTGCTTTCACCAGCAATTGGCAGCGGATCGAACCCCAGGGATTTGATCGTCATTTCTATCGCATGTGGCGGCTTTATCTGCATTATTGCGCCGTCGGCTTCCGCCATGGGCGCATTGATGTCGTTCAGTTCAAGCTCGGCAATCCGGCCTGACCGGATTGCCTGACTGGGCGATCAGCGCAGTATCTTCTTCGTCAGCGCAAAGCGAAGGCGGTGCGGGAGCGCGTGCAGGAACTTGATAGAAAGCGCCATTTTCCAAGGGAAGATGATTTCGAAACGATCCGCCTTCAGCCCATCGGCGATGGTGTTGGCGGCCTCTTCCGATGTCACAAGGAAGGGCATGGGGAAATCATTCTTCTTGGTCAGCGGCGTGTCGACAAAGCCCGGATTGACGATCTGCAGATGGACCCCGTTCTGCTGCAGTTCCGGATAGAGCGATTCGCAAAGCGCGTTAAGCGCCGCCTTGGTCGAGCCGTAGCTTGCAGCACCCGGAAGACCGACATAGCCGGAGACAGAGGCAACAACGGCGATCCGTCCGTTCTTCCGGTTCATCATTGCTGGCATCACCGCTTCAAGGCAATGTGCGGTGCCAAAGACGTTGAGCTTGTACATGCCTTCAAGAACGTCACTGCTGAAGCCTTTGGCATAATCGCGGGTGTAGGTTCCAGCGGCAAAGACTGCGAGGTCTACGGGCCCAAGCGCCTGCTCGATGGCCTCAAAGGTTTTAGTGACGGCGGCCTTGTCGGTGACATCCAGCGCGAAGGCATGGATCTTTCCGGCGCGTTCTGCCGCAAGTGCTTCAAGGCTATCGGCACTGCGGGCGCTGACGGCGACGGTCCAGCCATCGTCAGCCAGCCGCAGCGCGAGCGCCCGGCCAATCCCCGAGCTCGATCCGGTAATCCAGGCAATCTTGGTCATACTGTCCTCTCAAGACGAAGTGATACTCTCACTACGTTCACGGCAGCGACCCGGTTCAAGGCATGGAGCCGAGCCGCTGTTGACAGGATCTGCTGGCTCAGGACTTCCAGCTCGCCAGAAGAGCAAGGCCTTGCTTGAGAAGCTCTTCGGCAGCGCTACTGTCAGAAGCTTCGACATAGCAGCGCATCTCCGGCGCGTTGCCAGAGGGGCGGAAATGAATGATGCGGTCGTCGCTGAGTGTCACACGCAAACCGTCGATATCGCTCGTGTCCTTGACGCTGCCGATCGGTGAGAGGAAGTCGGAAAGATTCGCCGAAGACGCACGCAGATGCTCCATGAGCGATGCGCTACGCTCGCTGGCATAATTCTCCAGGCGATCACTGAGAGCGATCGGCAAGGCGATGCTCGACGCAAGCTCAGACAGCGTCTGACCAGCCTTGGCTGCGGTGCCAATGACGGCCAGTGCCGGCAGGAAACTGTCGCGCGTCGGTAGTGCAGCAAGCTCGCCAGCCGGCGTCTTGAAAGCCGATCCGAGCATGACACCGCCATTGGCCTCAAAGCCGATCACAGAGGTCTCACCGTTGGCGAGCGCTTGATCCATCGCGGCGATCACGAAGGGCGAGCCGACACGTGTACGCATGACGGTAAAATCGTCAGCCCGCTCGATCCCGGAATTGGACGTGACCGGCGTTGCCAGCACCTTTGCGTCGAGAAATTGCGCAGACACAAGTCCCAGAAGATCGCCGCGCAGGGGAGCGCCGTGCTCATTGGCAACAAGAGGCCGATCGCCATCGCCAT from Peteryoungia desertarenae encodes the following:
- a CDS encoding ChrR family anti-sigma-E factor is translated as MSVNVQHHISDELLLAYASGSLTEGWSIAVATHLALCPNCRRRLSFMEHAAGELLEMSATEVTPQPETVSADSWENMKARLKADKPVVGNDDKSIVAPRATDMPVLPEPLRSYLGGDVGSLKWKALGRGAYHIPIKTGDRESQVRLLKIPAGKPVPEHSHGGRELTLVLKGSFTDGEAIFRRGDIEEADETLTHQPVATPDEDCICLAVTDAPLKFRSLMVRLVQPVLGI
- a CDS encoding sigma-70 family RNA polymerase sigma factor, yielding MQMDRWCEIIWWGVIRHFNTRVVASMIRAIPMTADACHNESGHIARQSVVASLHKGKKSVSMSQTVDDPAQRNFTELLAAVGKDRDIEAFETLFKHYGPKVRAYMAKLARDGQAAEELMQETMLAVWNKADQFDPARGNVSSWIFTIARNLRIDAFRKERRPTFDPTDPAFVADDVAPADVEYESRQEADRLRRAMETLPPEQLELLKMSFYNESSHSAIAAELGLPMGTVKSRIRLAFAKLRAALEERA
- a CDS encoding NAD(P)/FAD-dependent oxidoreductase, with the protein product MDTGLIGAAFGGKRRIAVVGSGISGLSAAWLLSRSHDVVLYETEGRPGGHSHTVVAHTAGRHIPVDTGFIVYNDRNYPNLVALFDHLKVPNLPSNMSFAASLERGRFEYSGSGLKGLLGQRSNLFRPRFWKMVSDILRFYKEAPALLEKPELETVSLGDYLATAGYAESFVEDHLLPMGAAIWSTTAHEMRLYPLHAFIRFFGNHGLLSLKDRPQWRTVEGGSREYVKRILADFAGEVRLSTPVRTIRRLPTGVEVVDAAGHSDRFDDVVLATHANQSLDMMEDADEAERAILGSFQYTPNEVILHCDEELMPKRRAVWSSWNYLSERRDDGSSNLCVTYWMNKLQSLDPNAPLFVTLNPCRPIDPSKIIQTFNYEHPLFDAAAITAQKKLWQLQGRRRTWFCGAYFGSGFHEDGLQSGLAVAEALGGVRRPWTVANESGRIVLGEQLEAAE
- a CDS encoding DUF1365 domain-containing protein; the protein is MSFASAIYAGHVVHVRHRPKQHKLRYSVFSLLLDLDEMPVLSQTLRLFGHNRRAVYSVHDKDHGDGVEGGLRRWADEKLREAGLEPTGMRIRMLCYPRILGYVFNPLTVYFCHAADGRLAAILYEVCNTFKERHTYVIPVSADDGPVRHQCAKEMYVSPFIPMDCTYNFSIQPPEETVSINIGETDSEGALLFAGFSGKRRDLSDGSLLRMLLAYPLMTLKVMGGIHWEALRLWWKGTPIYRHTPAANPVATSIILHNGIKKS
- a CDS encoding SAM-dependent methyltransferase, with product MSHAEREMPTTIHGRPFWQRLVCSWADRITHGRLTLQFENGQDHVAIGDRPGPTAVLVIHRPRSVVRMVTNGTLGFSQAYMDGDLDTPDLGALLELAVVNEGGLSSVLRSSKAFAMLARLRHRLRRNSKRGSRRNIAFHYDLGNDFYRLWLDRTMTYSSALYERPGMSLSEAQDAKYARIVRELNIGPDDHVLEIGCGWGGFAEHVVRATGCRVTCLTLSVEQARFARERLEKAGLADRVEIRLQDYRDCPGKFDKIVSIEMFEAVGEENWATYFRTVRDRLVAGGKAIIQSITISEDRFERYRRSADFIQTYIFPGGMLPSIEVFGRDARRQGLSVEDAFAFGKDYDRTLLAWDSAFTSNWQRIEPQGFDRHFYRMWRLYLHYCAVGFRHGRIDVVQFKLGNPA
- a CDS encoding SDR family NAD(P)-dependent oxidoreductase; amino-acid sequence: MTKIAWITGSSSGIGRALALRLADDGWTVAVSARSADSLEALAAERAGKIHAFALDVTDKAAVTKTFEAIEQALGPVDLAVFAAGTYTRDYAKGFSSDVLEGMYKLNVFGTAHCLEAVMPAMMNRKNGRIAVVASVSGYVGLPGAASYGSTKAALNALCESLYPELQQNGVHLQIVNPGFVDTPLTKKNDFPMPFLVTSEEAANTIADGLKADRFEIIFPWKMALSIKFLHALPHRLRFALTKKILR